A genome region from Candidatus Hydrogenedentota bacterium includes the following:
- a CDS encoding RbsD or FucU transport, whose amino-acid sequence MLKQRLTHPDILEALAAAGHGSKVLIADGNYPASTMLGENAALVYLNLAPGMPAVTDVLKVLLSAIPVEDAAVMEPADGPEPAIFNEFRRLLPDTPLTHHDRFTFYEEASGPDTCLQIVTGEQRIYANILLTIGVVMP is encoded by the coding sequence ATGCTGAAGCAGCGTCTTACCCATCCCGACATTCTGGAGGCCCTCGCCGCGGCGGGGCACGGCTCGAAAGTCCTCATTGCCGACGGCAATTACCCGGCAAGCACCATGCTCGGAGAAAACGCCGCGCTGGTGTACCTCAACCTGGCCCCGGGCATGCCCGCCGTCACCGACGTGCTCAAGGTGCTGCTCTCGGCCATCCCCGTGGAGGACGCCGCCGTGATGGAGCCCGCAGACGGCCCGGAACCCGCCATTTTCAACGAATTCCGCAGGCTCCTCCCGGACACCCCCCTCACGCACCATGACCGGTTCACCTTTTACGAGGAGGCCTCCGGCCCGGACACATGCCTGCAAATTGTCACCGGGGAACAGCGCATCTACGCCAATATACTCTTGACAATCGGCGTGGTGATGCCCTGA
- a CDS encoding iron hydrogenase small subunit, producing MSQTSVATVNITINGTPVEAEEGLSILQAARAAGTRIPALCYLEGVQCLGACRVCLVEVEGARTLAAACSTPITPGMSIRTNSRRVREARRTVVELLLSEHAGDCTTCDRNSDCELQALARELGIRENRYEGERTNPGMDRSTPALVRDNGKCIKCRRCVSVCGDIQGVGALFPQGRGFDSVIGPAFARELSTVPCVQCGQCAAVCPVGAITENSHIQKIWDAIDDPDTHVVVQTAPAIRAALGECFGHEPGTLVTGKMTAALRRLGFDGVFDTNFTADLTILEEGTELLVRLKKALVDGEDVPLPMFTSCSPGWIKFAEYYHPDILPNLSTCKSPQQMFGALAKTYYAKKLGKKPEQIFCASVMPCTAKKFECQRPEMFDSGVQDVDAVLTTRELGRMIEAAGIDFNALPDEEMDAPMGMSSGAADIFANTGGVMEAALRTAYEIVTGRPLPLENLHVAPIMGLEGIKHVSLTITDPVEDWKFLDGVTVNVAVAHGLGNADKLIKSMKAGECSYHFIEVMTCPGGCIGGGGQPRFCTDDVRRARISAIYQEDEGKPMRKSHDNPAVKQLYEEFLGAPLGKMSHHLLHTKYTPRTKV from the coding sequence ATGAGTCAGACATCCGTGGCCACTGTGAACATCACCATCAACGGAACCCCGGTCGAGGCGGAGGAGGGCCTGTCCATCCTGCAGGCCGCCCGCGCCGCCGGAACCCGCATCCCCGCGCTGTGCTACCTCGAGGGGGTGCAGTGCCTGGGCGCGTGCCGCGTCTGCCTGGTCGAGGTGGAGGGCGCCCGCACCCTGGCGGCCGCCTGCTCCACGCCGATCACGCCGGGCATGTCCATCCGCACCAACAGCCGCCGCGTCCGCGAGGCGCGGCGCACCGTCGTCGAGCTGCTCCTGTCCGAGCATGCGGGCGACTGCACCACCTGCGACCGGAACTCGGACTGCGAGCTGCAGGCCCTGGCCCGCGAGCTGGGCATCCGCGAGAACCGCTACGAGGGCGAGCGCACCAATCCCGGCATGGACCGGTCCACGCCCGCCCTGGTCCGCGACAACGGCAAGTGCATCAAGTGCCGCCGCTGTGTCAGCGTGTGCGGCGACATCCAGGGCGTGGGGGCCCTGTTTCCCCAGGGCCGCGGCTTTGACAGCGTCATCGGCCCGGCCTTCGCCCGCGAGCTGTCCACCGTGCCCTGCGTGCAGTGCGGCCAGTGCGCCGCCGTGTGCCCCGTGGGCGCCATCACGGAGAACTCCCACATCCAGAAGATTTGGGACGCCATTGACGACCCGGACACGCATGTGGTGGTGCAGACGGCCCCGGCCATCCGCGCCGCCCTCGGCGAGTGCTTCGGCCACGAGCCGGGCACCCTGGTCACCGGCAAGATGACCGCCGCCCTGCGCCGTCTCGGCTTCGACGGCGTCTTCGACACCAACTTCACCGCCGACCTCACCATTCTGGAGGAGGGTACGGAGCTGCTGGTCCGCCTGAAAAAGGCGCTGGTGGACGGCGAGGACGTGCCCCTGCCCATGTTCACGAGCTGCTCGCCGGGCTGGATCAAGTTCGCCGAGTACTACCACCCGGACATCCTGCCGAACCTGAGCACCTGCAAGTCGCCCCAGCAGATGTTCGGCGCCCTGGCCAAAACCTACTACGCAAAGAAACTGGGCAAGAAGCCGGAGCAGATTTTCTGCGCCTCCGTCATGCCCTGCACGGCGAAGAAGTTCGAGTGCCAGCGTCCCGAAATGTTCGACAGCGGCGTGCAGGACGTGGACGCCGTGCTGACCACCCGCGAACTGGGCCGGATGATCGAGGCGGCGGGCATTGACTTCAACGCGCTTCCCGACGAGGAGATGGACGCGCCCATGGGCATGTCCAGCGGCGCGGCGGACATCTTCGCCAACACGGGCGGCGTGATGGAGGCGGCCCTGCGCACGGCCTACGAGATCGTGACGGGGCGGCCCCTGCCGCTGGAGAACCTGCACGTCGCCCCCATCATGGGCCTCGAGGGCATCAAGCACGTCTCGCTCACCATCACGGACCCGGTCGAGGACTGGAAGTTCCTAGACGGCGTCACGGTGAACGTGGCCGTGGCCCACGGGCTGGGGAACGCGGACAAGCTCATCAAGAGCATGAAAGCGGGCGAGTGCAGTTACCACTTCATCGAGGTGATGACCTGTCCGGGCGGATGCATCGGCGGCGGCGGCCAGCCGCGTTTCTGCACCGATGACGTGCGCAGGGCGCGCATCTCCGCCATCTACCAGGAGGACGAGGGCAAGCCCATGCGCAAGTCCCATGACAACCCCGCCGTGAAGCAGCTTTACGAGGAGTTCCTCGGCGCGCCCCTCGGCAAGATGTCGCACCACCTGCTCCACACCAAGTACACGCCGCGCACCAAGGTCTGA
- a CDS encoding tetratricopeptide repeat protein: MGRNQWAWAAGAAVVVMAAAAYVNTLDGEWVWDDISSVLLHRHVQDPAKLGQLFREDQHAFGRGQGNFYRPLVAASFMLDYALSGGPSPAEIEASGRAYPELSPLVFHLTNLLWHAAAAMLLFMLLARLAAPPAAAAAAAMLFAVHPLHTEAVAYISGRADMMSAALMFAALNLSLPGGAGARRVVSLAAGLLCFAAALCSKESSLIYPVLLAVALGAAWAGRDRTETDGQSGVVGAALRHFLPLAGAVLVLCGYVALRATVLRFAPTGGGAAAPLGQRLVETCQSFALYMRMLFWPAGLHMERTLAGVPRWTAAVGALLLLALAAGVLLAARARRWRVAGGIVWFIAAWLPISGVFPINAPLAEHWMYVPMAGFWWALMELLAETRAGKPGMAAPLAAACAGLIVFLPMTVARNADWHDNERLFRATLDMNPASVRVHYNLAVTYGDILHNPAGARRHYEAVLRLQGQDRPGAAPAATVYVDEAELRLSLGRALEESGDYQAAAEHYRRVLGRKSGAADEVGLAALGLGRCLLAQGDWSGAVGVLEQLASRDPAALPEVERLLGPAPFSEDF; encoded by the coding sequence ATGGGCAGGAACCAATGGGCATGGGCCGCCGGGGCCGCCGTGGTGGTCATGGCCGCCGCGGCCTATGTGAACACCCTGGACGGGGAATGGGTCTGGGACGACATCTCCTCGGTGCTCCTGCACCGGCATGTGCAGGACCCCGCCAAACTCGGCCAGTTGTTCCGCGAGGACCAGCACGCCTTCGGCAGGGGCCAGGGCAACTTCTACCGCCCCCTGGTGGCCGCGTCGTTCATGCTCGACTACGCCCTTTCGGGCGGCCCGTCACCGGCGGAGATTGAGGCGTCGGGGCGCGCCTACCCGGAGCTATCCCCCCTCGTCTTTCACCTGACCAACCTGCTCTGGCACGCCGCGGCCGCGATGCTGCTCTTCATGCTGCTCGCGCGCCTGGCCGCGCCGCCCGCCGCGGCGGCCGCCGCCGCGATGCTCTTCGCCGTCCACCCCCTGCACACCGAGGCCGTCGCCTACATCAGCGGACGGGCCGACATGATGTCCGCCGCGCTCATGTTCGCCGCGCTCAACCTGTCCCTCCCCGGCGGCGCCGGGGCGCGCCGCGTCGTCTCCCTGGCCGCCGGACTGCTGTGCTTTGCCGCAGCCCTTTGCAGCAAGGAGTCCAGCCTCATCTATCCCGTCCTGCTGGCCGTGGCCCTCGGCGCGGCCTGGGCGGGGCGGGACCGAACCGAAACGGATGGCCAAAGCGGCGTGGTCGGGGCCGCCCTCCGGCATTTCCTCCCCCTCGCCGGGGCCGTGCTGGTCCTGTGCGGCTATGTGGCCCTGCGCGCCACGGTGCTGCGCTTTGCGCCCACTGGCGGCGGCGCCGCCGCGCCCCTGGGCCAGCGCCTGGTGGAGACCTGCCAGTCCTTCGCCCTGTACATGCGCATGCTCTTCTGGCCCGCCGGCCTGCACATGGAGCGCACCCTGGCCGGTGTCCCGCGCTGGACCGCCGCCGTCGGTGCCCTCCTCCTGCTTGCCCTGGCGGCCGGCGTCCTTCTCGCGGCGCGGGCGCGCCGCTGGCGCGTCGCCGGGGGCATTGTCTGGTTCATCGCCGCATGGCTCCCCATCTCCGGCGTCTTCCCCATCAACGCCCCCCTCGCCGAGCACTGGATGTACGTGCCCATGGCGGGGTTCTGGTGGGCGCTCATGGAACTGCTCGCGGAGACCCGCGCCGGGAAACCGGGCATGGCCGCGCCCCTGGCCGCGGCCTGCGCGGGCCTCATTGTGTTCCTGCCCATGACCGTGGCGCGCAATGCCGACTGGCACGACAACGAGCGGCTTTTCCGCGCCACCCTGGACATGAACCCCGCCTCCGTGCGCGTCCATTACAACCTGGCCGTGACCTACGGGGACATCCTCCACAACCCCGCCGGAGCCCGCCGCCACTACGAGGCGGTGCTGCGCCTGCAGGGGCAGGACCGGCCCGGCGCGGCCCCCGCGGCCACGGTGTATGTGGACGAGGCGGAACTGCGGCTCTCCCTGGGCCGGGCGCTCGAGGAAAGCGGGGATTATCAGGCGGCCGCGGAACACTACCGGCGGGTGCTGGGGCGCAAGAGCGGCGCGGCGGACGAGGTGGGCCTCGCGGCGCTTGGACTGGGCCGCTGCCTGCTGGCGCAGGGAGACTGGTCCGGCGCGGTGGGCGTGCTTGAGCAGCTTGCCTCGCGCGACCCCGCCGCGCTTCCCGAAGTGGAGCGCCTGCTGGGTCCAGCCCCCTTTTCAGAAGACTTCTGA